From Pseudonocardia autotrophica, one genomic window encodes:
- a CDS encoding DUF503 domain-containing protein, translating into MYVGALECDVLLGDVRSLRQKRSAVRPLLAELRRFEVAAAEAGHQDLYRRALIGISCVSADAAHARVLLERCERLVAARPELELLSARTRLYGPDDEN; encoded by the coding sequence ATGTACGTCGGTGCGCTGGAGTGCGACGTGCTGCTCGGCGACGTCCGGTCGCTGAGGCAGAAGCGGTCGGCGGTACGCCCGCTGCTGGCCGAGCTGCGCAGGTTCGAGGTGGCGGCCGCCGAGGCGGGCCACCAGGACCTGTACCGCAGGGCGCTGATCGGGATCAGCTGCGTCTCCGCCGATGCGGCGCACGCACGTGTCCTGCTGGAACGGTGCGAGCGGCTCGTTGCCGCCCGCCCCGAACTGGAACTGCTGTCGGCCAGGACCCGGCTCTACGGTCCGGACGACGAGAACTGA
- the rbfA gene encoding 30S ribosome-binding factor RbfA, giving the protein MVDQARARKLAKRISQIVAEALEHEVKDPRLSMVTITDTRVTGDLREATVYYTVMGASLDEAPDTAGAAAALDSANGVLRSRVGQQTGVRHTPSLAFILDQVPDEARRMEELLAQTRASDAEVARLAASASPAGDPDPYRAPRDAESE; this is encoded by the coding sequence ATGGTCGACCAGGCGCGCGCACGCAAGCTCGCCAAGCGGATCTCGCAGATCGTCGCGGAGGCTCTGGAGCACGAGGTGAAGGACCCTCGGCTGTCGATGGTGACGATCACCGACACCCGGGTCACCGGGGATCTGCGTGAGGCGACCGTCTACTACACGGTGATGGGGGCCTCGCTGGACGAGGCCCCGGACACCGCGGGGGCCGCCGCCGCGCTGGACAGCGCGAACGGCGTCCTGCGCAGCCGGGTCGGTCAGCAGACCGGGGTCCGGCACACCCCCAGCCTCGCCTTCATCCTGGACCAGGTGCCGGACGAGGCCCGCCGGATGGAGGAGCTGCTGGCGCAGACCCGCGCCTCTGACGCCGAGGTCGCGAGGCTGGCCGCGTCGGCGTCGCCGGCCGGCGATCCGGATCCCTACCGGGCCCCGCGCGACGCCGAGTCGGAGTGA
- a CDS encoding DHH family phosphoesterase gives MNAPGSDESLPGPGPVDPAGAARVLRAARDVLVVGHVRPDADAAGSAIALATALRRAGVPVTVSFGGPEPVPVSLGALDPDGLVVPSSEAPAAPELLVSCDVSSAQRLGDLADRLDTAGSSLAIDHHASFTGFATRHLVDPAAPATVLLIRAVLTELGAELDPVLSRALFAGLYTDTGGFRWGGSDALRLGAELVDAGAEPRGLMRELTGTRPFGWLAAQAAVLAGARLEPSAAGGAGLVWAAVDVATATRFRDQTATVVGQLLATAGDGVAALLTETDQHMWSVSLRGNGSPDLSRVATALGGGGHAAAAGFERDGTREELLALLRAELDSASG, from the coding sequence GTGAACGCACCCGGCTCGGACGAGTCCCTGCCCGGCCCCGGACCGGTCGATCCGGCCGGGGCCGCGCGGGTGCTGCGGGCAGCACGGGACGTGCTCGTCGTCGGGCACGTCCGGCCGGACGCCGACGCCGCGGGCAGCGCGATCGCGCTGGCCACCGCCCTGCGTCGGGCCGGAGTGCCGGTCACGGTGTCCTTCGGCGGGCCGGAGCCGGTGCCGGTGAGCCTCGGGGCGCTCGATCCCGACGGCCTGGTCGTCCCGTCGTCCGAGGCGCCGGCGGCACCCGAGCTGCTGGTGTCCTGCGACGTGTCGTCGGCGCAGCGGCTCGGTGACCTGGCCGACCGGCTGGACACCGCCGGGAGCTCGCTGGCCATTGACCACCACGCGTCGTTCACCGGGTTCGCCACCCGGCACCTGGTCGATCCGGCGGCCCCGGCCACGGTGCTGCTGATCCGGGCCGTCCTGACCGAGCTGGGCGCCGAACTCGATCCGGTGCTCTCCCGCGCCCTGTTCGCCGGGCTCTACACCGACACCGGCGGGTTCCGCTGGGGCGGTTCGGACGCGTTGCGCCTGGGCGCCGAGCTGGTCGACGCCGGTGCCGAACCCCGCGGGCTGATGCGTGAGCTCACCGGGACCCGCCCGTTCGGCTGGCTGGCGGCCCAGGCGGCCGTACTGGCCGGGGCCCGGCTGGAGCCCTCCGCGGCCGGCGGCGCCGGCCTGGTGTGGGCGGCGGTCGACGTCGCGACCGCCACCCGGTTCCGGGACCAGACCGCGACCGTGGTCGGGCAGCTGCTCGCCACGGCGGGCGACGGGGTGGCGGCGCTGCTCACCGAGACCGATCAGCACATGTGGTCGGTGTCGTTGCGCGGCAACGGATCCCCGGACCTGTCCCGGGTGGCGACGGCGCTCGGTGGCGGCGGCCACGCGGCCGCTGCCGGTTTCGAACGCGACGGCACGCGCGAGGAGCTGCTCGCGCTGCTGCGTGCCGAGCTGGACAGCGCGTCCGGCTGA
- a CDS encoding class I SAM-dependent methyltransferase codes for MSSQPVPAPDGHGDSSGWREFLGAWVRNPVRVGAVWPSSRRLSEKLARVAPGHGTPVVVELGPGTGAVTAEVARRLSPEGRHLAVELDPGMARYLQRRHPDVEVVNGDARKLGELLAERGIEQVDAVVSGLPWSLFDQAGQQEILGQVVDVIGEHGAFTTFAYSHTLPMRSARRFRATLQDTFDEVVTTRTVWRNVPPAFCFICRRPSR; via the coding sequence GTGAGTTCGCAGCCCGTTCCGGCCCCGGACGGCCACGGAGACAGCAGCGGGTGGCGGGAGTTCCTCGGTGCATGGGTCCGCAACCCGGTGCGGGTCGGTGCCGTCTGGCCGAGCTCACGACGCCTGTCCGAGAAGCTGGCCAGGGTCGCCCCCGGGCACGGCACCCCCGTCGTCGTCGAGCTGGGGCCCGGTACCGGGGCGGTGACCGCGGAGGTGGCCCGCCGGCTGTCGCCGGAGGGTCGGCATCTCGCCGTCGAGCTCGATCCGGGAATGGCCCGCTACCTGCAGCGCCGGCACCCCGACGTCGAGGTCGTCAACGGCGACGCCCGCAAGCTCGGTGAGCTGCTGGCCGAGCGCGGCATCGAGCAGGTCGATGCGGTCGTCTCCGGTCTGCCCTGGTCGCTGTTCGACCAGGCGGGGCAGCAGGAGATCCTCGGGCAGGTCGTCGACGTGATCGGGGAGCACGGCGCGTTCACCACGTTCGCCTACTCGCACACCCTGCCGATGCGCTCGGCCCGCCGGTTCCGGGCGACGCTGCAGGACACCTTCGACGAGGTCGTCACGACCCGGACGGTGTGGCGCAACGTCCCACCGGCGTTCTGCTTCATCTGCCGCCGCCCCAGTCGCTGA
- a CDS encoding MATE family efflux transporter: protein MSGTTRTPGGARDILRLAVPALPVLAAEPLYLLVDTAVVGRLGAVPLAGLAVAGVLFAQVTTQLTFLSYGTTARASRFYGAGRRSAAVTEGMQATWLAVAVGLLVIGLGQLVAEPVTRALAGSGEIADGAANWLRIALFGAPMVLITLAGNGWMRGVQDTVRPMRYVIAGNALSAVLCPFLVHGAGDWDGWGLEGSAVANVIAQTVSASFFLWALAVERRRAPASDPIRLAPDTAVLRAQATMGRDLVIRSLGFQACFLSATAVAARFGAGAVAAHQIVLQLWVFQALVLDAVAIAAQALVGSALGAARTAADTVRARAVAARVTRYGLLLGCVFAVVFAALYPVLPGVFTTDALVLATIPAAWWFFTALQPIAGVVFALDGVLLGAGDAAFLRTTTLLAALGGFLPLIWLSLVFGWGLVGIWTGLAAFMLIRLVAVGWRTYSGRWAVPGAVRA, encoded by the coding sequence GTGAGTGGCACCACCCGTACCCCCGGCGGGGCCCGGGACATCCTGCGGCTGGCCGTCCCGGCGCTCCCGGTACTGGCGGCCGAACCGCTGTACCTGCTGGTCGACACCGCCGTCGTCGGGCGGCTCGGGGCGGTTCCGCTCGCCGGGCTGGCCGTCGCGGGGGTGTTGTTCGCGCAGGTCACCACACAGCTGACGTTCCTGTCCTACGGGACGACGGCCCGCGCGTCGCGTTTCTACGGCGCCGGCCGCCGGTCCGCTGCGGTCACCGAGGGGATGCAGGCGACCTGGCTGGCGGTCGCCGTCGGGCTGCTCGTCATCGGGCTCGGGCAGCTGGTCGCGGAGCCCGTCACCCGGGCGCTCGCCGGCAGCGGTGAGATCGCCGACGGCGCGGCGAACTGGCTGCGGATCGCGCTGTTCGGCGCCCCGATGGTGCTGATCACCCTCGCCGGGAACGGCTGGATGCGCGGCGTGCAGGACACCGTGCGCCCGATGCGCTACGTGATCGCCGGGAACGCGCTGTCCGCGGTGCTCTGCCCGTTCCTGGTGCACGGCGCCGGTGACTGGGACGGGTGGGGACTGGAGGGCTCGGCGGTCGCGAACGTGATCGCGCAGACGGTGTCGGCGTCGTTCTTCCTGTGGGCGCTGGCCGTCGAGCGGCGCCGGGCCCCCGCGTCCGACCCGATCCGGCTCGCCCCCGACACCGCGGTACTGCGCGCCCAGGCGACGATGGGCCGCGACCTGGTGATCCGCTCGCTCGGATTCCAGGCCTGCTTCCTGTCCGCCACCGCCGTCGCCGCCCGGTTCGGGGCGGGCGCCGTCGCGGCGCACCAGATCGTGCTGCAGCTGTGGGTGTTCCAGGCGCTGGTGCTCGACGCCGTCGCGATCGCCGCCCAGGCGCTCGTCGGGTCGGCCCTGGGTGCCGCCCGCACCGCCGCCGACACCGTGCGGGCCCGGGCCGTCGCCGCCCGGGTGACCCGCTACGGCCTGTTGCTCGGGTGCGTCTTCGCGGTGGTGTTCGCCGCGCTGTACCCGGTGCTGCCGGGGGTGTTCACCACCGACGCGCTGGTGCTCGCGACGATCCCGGCCGCCTGGTGGTTCTTCACCGCGCTGCAGCCGATCGCCGGGGTCGTCTTCGCGCTCGACGGGGTGCTGCTCGGCGCCGGGGACGCCGCCTTCCTGCGTACGACGACGCTGCTGGCCGCGCTCGGCGGGTTCCTGCCGCTGATCTGGCTGTCGCTGGTGTTCGGCTGGGGGCTGGTCGGGATCTGGACGGGGCTCGCCGCGTTCATGCTGATCCGGTTGGTGGCGGTGGGGTGGCGCACGTACTCCGGGCGGTGGGCGGTGCCGGGCGCGGTCCGGGCCTGA
- a CDS encoding sensor histidine kinase encodes MRRPFRSPSTPLRRSRLVRRLFVLQVVTVLLTVGGLTTLGVIGARELEHDAAARLTTATALSLAADPEVLDALRAGGDVDALSARLQPVAERIRIATGTSFIVVMSPGGVRYSHYDPSRIGGLYQGNIAPALAGRTDTEIYPGTLGPSVRTVTPVVLDDRLTAVVSVGVLQTRISDLALRWLPAIAVAAGAALLLGLGLAVLLARRLRRQTLGLEPEDITAAYTHHEAVLHAVGEGLLVVDVRGRIVVLNAEAGRLLAPADAGDATSGLLLGELGLDPAVEAVLTRGLHTDLHDEPALAGERVLLVNCRTAGPAAGQGTRVFTVRDRTELVDALRQRDDARDKVAALSGQAHEFANRMQTVLTLIELGDTHDAAAAGSSAMARTRGPGAEVVAEVSDPVLAALLADKAWAAAEVDVSFSVHDRCDPDLIPDGRLPFTPDDLVSLTGNLVDNALEAAAAGGDRTVGVVIRTLGTEVLLEVADSGPGVSPDVAQELFTFGFSTRGEPGGRPRGIGLALVDRITRRLGGSVRVAARPTGSGSLFVVRLPLPTRAPAGAGDRSA; translated from the coding sequence GTGCGCCGGCCGTTCCGCTCCCCCAGCACCCCGCTGCGGCGGTCCCGGCTGGTGCGCCGGCTGTTCGTGCTGCAGGTCGTGACGGTGCTGCTGACCGTCGGAGGGCTGACCACGCTCGGCGTCATCGGAGCCCGGGAGCTGGAGCACGACGCCGCGGCCCGGCTCACCACCGCCACCGCCCTGAGCCTGGCCGCCGACCCCGAGGTCCTCGACGCGCTGCGGGCCGGCGGCGACGTCGATGCGCTGTCCGCCCGGCTGCAGCCGGTCGCCGAACGGATCAGGATCGCGACCGGCACCAGCTTCATCGTCGTCATGTCCCCCGGCGGGGTCCGCTACAGCCACTACGACCCGTCCCGGATCGGCGGTCTCTACCAGGGCAACATCGCCCCGGCGCTGGCCGGGCGCACCGACACCGAGATCTACCCCGGCACGCTGGGCCCCTCGGTCCGCACCGTCACACCGGTCGTCCTCGACGACCGGCTCACCGCGGTCGTCTCGGTCGGCGTGCTGCAGACCCGGATCTCCGATCTCGCGCTGCGCTGGCTGCCCGCGATCGCCGTGGCCGCCGGGGCCGCGCTGCTGCTCGGGCTCGGGCTGGCCGTGCTGCTGGCCCGCCGGCTGCGCCGCCAGACGCTGGGTCTCGAACCGGAGGACATCACCGCGGCCTACACCCATCACGAGGCGGTGCTGCACGCCGTCGGTGAGGGCCTGCTGGTCGTCGACGTGCGCGGTCGCATCGTGGTGCTCAACGCCGAGGCGGGACGCCTGCTGGCACCGGCCGACGCCGGGGACGCCACATCCGGGCTCCTGCTCGGCGAACTCGGCCTGGACCCGGCGGTGGAGGCCGTCCTCACCCGTGGCCTGCACACCGACCTGCACGACGAGCCGGCACTGGCAGGTGAGCGGGTGCTGCTGGTCAACTGCCGGACGGCCGGGCCGGCTGCCGGCCAGGGGACCCGGGTGTTCACCGTGCGGGACCGCACCGAGCTCGTCGACGCGCTGCGTCAGCGGGACGACGCTCGCGACAAGGTGGCGGCCCTGTCGGGCCAGGCCCACGAATTCGCGAACCGGATGCAGACCGTGCTGACCCTGATCGAGCTCGGCGACACCCACGACGCCGCGGCGGCCGGGTCCTCGGCGATGGCCCGCACCCGCGGACCGGGCGCGGAGGTGGTGGCGGAGGTGTCCGACCCGGTCCTCGCCGCGTTGCTCGCCGACAAGGCCTGGGCCGCAGCCGAGGTCGACGTGAGCTTCTCGGTGCACGATCGCTGCGACCCGGATCTGATCCCCGACGGACGGCTGCCGTTCACGCCCGACGACCTGGTCTCGCTGACCGGGAACCTCGTCGACAACGCGCTGGAGGCCGCCGCAGCCGGCGGCGACCGCACCGTCGGCGTCGTGATCCGCACCCTCGGTACCGAGGTCCTCCTCGAGGTCGCCGATTCCGGGCCGGGGGTGTCCCCGGATGTCGCGCAGGAGCTGTTCACCTTCGGCTTCAGTACCCGGGGCGAGCCCGGCGGGCGACCGCGCGGCATCGGCCTGGCCCTGGTCGACCGGATCACCCGCCGGCTCGGGGGTTCGGTTCGGGTCGCCGCGCGGCCCACCGGCTCCGGATCGCTCTTCGTCGTCCGGCTGCCCCTGCCGACGCGAGCCCCGGCCGGGGCCGGGGATCGGTCCGCGTAG
- a CDS encoding cation:dicarboxylate symporter family transporter: MAEVGTAAGSPGQGGGTAGAPTRQKKKVYTQLWFWVIIGIVGGALLGWLFPEIGLQVKWLADAFIQMIKVIVGPVIFCTVVVGIASIGNLARAGGLAARALIYFMIATAVALTIGLLAANIFAPGTGFTGSPSAADLAKATGQIESGSESGQGGLVGFLLDDVLPTSFLAPFVDNEVLRVLVLAILTACAVSALAPAMRERVVGSIDAIAKVIFGIIKLIMWAAPVAAFGGMAYTVAAFGAGSLGNLLQLMAVFWGTCLFFVVVILGAVSAVAGFNIFKVIRLIKDELLIIVGTSSSESVLPRLLTKLQAAGASKQTVGMVIPTGYSFNLDGTCIYLTLGALFIAQAGGVTLPVGLQIGLALLMVLTSKGAAGVTGAGLITLSASLQAFGGDFFTPEAIAIGIAVIIGIDRVMSEGRALTNCIGNVVATLVIARWNGELDRERLAAVLDDPSLVEEAMAAEHGGRADAELAEKAEEAGDDPARKANVGAPA; this comes from the coding sequence ATGGCCGAGGTTGGCACTGCAGCCGGCTCACCCGGGCAGGGGGGCGGTACCGCCGGCGCCCCCACCCGTCAGAAGAAGAAGGTCTACACCCAGCTCTGGTTCTGGGTGATCATCGGCATCGTGGGCGGGGCCCTGCTGGGGTGGCTCTTCCCCGAGATCGGCCTCCAGGTCAAGTGGCTCGCCGACGCCTTCATCCAGATGATCAAGGTCATCGTCGGACCGGTCATCTTCTGCACCGTGGTCGTCGGCATCGCCTCGATCGGCAACCTGGCCCGGGCCGGCGGGCTCGCCGCACGGGCCCTGATCTACTTCATGATCGCCACGGCGGTGGCGCTGACGATCGGGCTGCTCGCCGCCAACATCTTCGCGCCGGGCACCGGATTCACCGGGTCCCCGTCCGCGGCCGACCTGGCCAAGGCCACCGGGCAGATCGAGTCGGGCTCGGAGTCGGGTCAGGGCGGTCTGGTCGGCTTCCTGCTCGACGACGTCCTGCCGACCAGCTTCCTCGCACCGTTCGTCGACAACGAGGTGCTGCGGGTCCTGGTGCTGGCGATCCTGACCGCCTGCGCGGTCTCCGCGCTGGCCCCGGCGATGCGCGAGCGGGTCGTCGGCTCGATCGACGCGATCGCCAAGGTGATCTTCGGGATCATCAAGCTGATCATGTGGGCGGCTCCGGTCGCGGCCTTCGGCGGCATGGCCTACACCGTGGCCGCCTTCGGTGCCGGGTCACTGGGCAACCTGTTGCAGCTGATGGCCGTGTTCTGGGGCACCTGCCTGTTCTTCGTGGTGGTGATCCTCGGGGCCGTGTCCGCGGTGGCAGGCTTCAACATCTTCAAGGTCATCCGGCTGATCAAGGACGAGCTGCTGATCATCGTCGGCACCTCGTCGTCGGAGTCGGTGCTGCCCCGGCTGCTCACCAAGCTGCAGGCGGCCGGCGCCTCCAAGCAGACCGTCGGCATGGTCATCCCGACCGGCTACTCGTTCAACCTCGACGGCACCTGCATCTACCTGACCCTGGGCGCGCTGTTCATCGCCCAGGCCGGCGGGGTCACGCTGCCGGTCGGCCTGCAGATCGGGCTCGCCCTGCTCATGGTGCTGACGTCCAAGGGCGCGGCGGGCGTCACCGGCGCCGGGCTGATCACGCTGTCCGCGTCGCTGCAGGCCTTCGGCGGGGACTTCTTCACCCCGGAGGCGATCGCGATCGGCATCGCGGTGATCATCGGCATCGACCGTGTCATGTCCGAGGGCCGCGCACTCACCAACTGCATCGGCAACGTCGTCGCGACCCTGGTCATCGCCCGCTGGAACGGCGAGCTGGACCGCGAGCGGCTCGCCGCGGTGCTCGACGACCCCTCGCTCGTCGAGGAGGCGATGGCGGCCGAGCACGGCGGCCGGGCAGATGCGGAGCTGGCCGAGAAGGCCGAGGAGGCCGGCGACGACCCGGCCCGCAAGGCGAACGTCGGCGCCCCGGCCTGA
- a CDS encoding response regulator transcription factor, with protein MRVLLVEDDPLLGDALRRTLVGHGFPTELVGSGSAALAAVAEREPDVVLLDMGLPDRDGLGVCREIRERSRVPILAITGRGDVAARVQGLRSGADDYLVKPISTEELLARIDAVLRRATGAAVAATVTVGDVVVDLDRRAVTAGGAEIALTRKEFDLLAALARREGAVLPRTELLEQVWGIADASAARTMEAHVASLRSKLGDRDVVLTVRGVGYRLAL; from the coding sequence GTGCGCGTACTCCTGGTCGAGGACGACCCGCTCCTGGGTGACGCGCTGCGTCGCACCCTGGTCGGGCACGGGTTCCCGACCGAGCTGGTCGGCAGCGGGAGCGCGGCACTGGCCGCGGTCGCCGAGCGGGAACCGGACGTCGTGCTGCTCGACATGGGACTGCCCGACCGCGACGGCCTCGGTGTCTGCCGGGAGATCCGGGAGCGCTCCCGGGTGCCGATCCTGGCCATCACCGGCCGCGGCGACGTCGCGGCCCGGGTGCAGGGCCTGCGCTCGGGCGCCGACGACTACCTGGTGAAGCCGATCTCCACCGAGGAGCTGCTGGCCCGGATCGACGCCGTGCTCCGGCGCGCCACCGGGGCGGCGGTCGCGGCCACGGTGACCGTGGGGGATGTGGTCGTCGACCTGGACCGGCGGGCGGTCACCGCCGGCGGTGCCGAGATCGCGCTCACCCGCAAGGAGTTCGACCTGCTGGCCGCGCTCGCCCGCCGGGAGGGGGCGGTGCTGCCGCGCACCGAGTTGCTCGAGCAGGTCTGGGGGATCGCGGACGCCTCCGCGGCCCGCACCATGGAGGCGCACGTGGCGTCGCTGCGGTCCAAGCTCGGCGACCGCGACGTGGTGCTGACGGTCCGCGGGGTCGGGTACCGGCTGGCGCTCTGA
- the truB gene encoding tRNA pseudouridine(55) synthase TruB: MPPRDPPPPPGLVIVDKDRGPTSHDVVGKLRRIMGTRKVGHAGTLDPMATGVLVVGIERATKLLGHLSLDTKAYTATVRLGIATGTDDAEGEPLGEPVPVDAGDDDVRTEMARLTGDIEQVPSAVSAVKIDGKRAYQRVRDGETVVIPARPVTVSAFDLLALRRDGPFLDLDVAVECSSGTYVRALARDLGAALGVGGHLTALRRTRVGPFTLEHARTVEELAATPGLSLDLAAAVATAFPRVDVDDAAATDVRIGRSLPAAGLPGTYGVFGPDGAALALMADRGSSARPVVVLAPAG, encoded by the coding sequence GTGCCACCCCGTGACCCGCCCCCGCCGCCCGGCCTCGTGATCGTCGACAAGGACCGGGGCCCGACCAGTCACGACGTCGTCGGGAAGCTGCGCCGGATCATGGGCACCCGCAAGGTCGGGCACGCGGGCACCCTGGACCCGATGGCGACCGGTGTGCTGGTGGTCGGGATCGAGCGGGCGACCAAGCTGCTCGGCCACCTGTCGCTGGACACCAAGGCCTACACCGCGACCGTCCGGCTGGGGATCGCCACCGGCACCGACGACGCCGAGGGCGAGCCGCTCGGCGAGCCGGTCCCGGTCGATGCCGGCGACGACGACGTCCGCACGGAGATGGCGCGGCTGACCGGTGACATCGAGCAGGTCCCGAGCGCGGTGTCCGCGGTCAAGATCGACGGCAAGCGGGCCTACCAGCGGGTGCGCGACGGCGAGACCGTGGTGATCCCGGCGCGGCCGGTGACCGTGTCGGCGTTCGACCTGCTGGCGCTGCGCCGGGACGGGCCGTTCCTCGATCTCGACGTCGCCGTCGAGTGCTCCTCGGGTACCTACGTGCGGGCACTCGCCCGCGATCTCGGCGCCGCGCTCGGGGTCGGCGGGCACCTCACGGCGCTGCGCCGGACCCGGGTCGGGCCCTTCACTCTGGAGCACGCCCGCACCGTCGAGGAACTGGCCGCGACGCCAGGGCTGTCGCTCGATCTCGCCGCCGCGGTGGCGACGGCGTTCCCGCGGGTCGACGTCGACGACGCGGCCGCCACCGACGTCCGGATCGGCCGGTCGCTGCCCGCCGCCGGGCTCCCCGGCACCTACGGCGTGTTCGGCCCGGACGGTGCCGCGCTCGCGCTGATGGCCGACCGCGGCAGCTCCGCCCGTCCGGTGGTGGTGCTGGCACCGGCGGGCTGA
- a CDS encoding bifunctional riboflavin kinase/FAD synthetase, whose amino-acid sequence MQRWRGLEAVPPGWGRCVVTIGVFDGVHRGHRELIDRAVQRARERGLPAVVVTFDPHPAELIRPGTHPARLSTLDRRAELVAERGADVFCVIPFTEQLSRTDPAGFVHEILVDRLHAAVVVVGSNFTFGHRAAGDVTALDELGRRFGFSCDALDLISENDVTFSSTYIRSCIDAGDVRDAAHALGRWHRVDGVIVHGHKRGRDLGFPTANVACPPHTAIPADGVYAGWFRIGERRLMTAISVGTNPTFSGRVRTVEAYVLDVDENFYGHEVGVEFVARLRGQEYFDGVEPLIARMGEDVARTRRILTASGDALGPDDEQG is encoded by the coding sequence GTGCAGCGCTGGCGTGGTCTGGAGGCCGTCCCGCCCGGCTGGGGGCGGTGCGTCGTCACCATCGGTGTGTTCGACGGGGTGCACCGCGGGCACCGTGAGTTGATCGATCGTGCCGTGCAACGGGCCCGCGAGCGCGGTCTCCCCGCGGTCGTGGTGACCTTCGACCCGCATCCGGCGGAGCTGATCAGGCCGGGTACCCACCCGGCGCGGCTGTCCACCCTGGACCGGCGCGCGGAGCTGGTGGCCGAGCGCGGCGCCGACGTCTTCTGCGTCATCCCGTTCACCGAGCAGCTCTCCCGGACCGATCCCGCCGGGTTCGTGCACGAGATCCTGGTCGATCGGCTGCATGCCGCGGTCGTCGTCGTCGGCAGCAACTTCACCTTCGGTCACCGGGCGGCCGGCGACGTCACGGCGCTGGACGAGCTGGGCCGCCGGTTCGGTTTCTCCTGCGACGCACTGGATCTCATCTCGGAGAACGACGTGACCTTCTCCTCCACCTACATCCGCTCCTGCATCGACGCCGGGGACGTGAGAGACGCGGCGCACGCGCTGGGCCGCTGGCACCGGGTGGACGGGGTGATCGTGCACGGTCACAAACGCGGCCGTGACCTGGGCTTCCCCACCGCGAACGTGGCCTGCCCGCCGCACACCGCGATCCCCGCGGACGGCGTCTACGCGGGCTGGTTCCGGATCGGTGAGCGCCGGCTGATGACCGCGATCTCGGTCGGCACCAACCCGACGTTCTCCGGCCGGGTGCGCACCGTCGAGGCCTACGTGCTCGACGTCGACGAGAACTTCTACGGCCACGAGGTCGGTGTCGAGTTCGTCGCCCGGCTGCGCGGGCAGGAGTACTTCGACGGCGTCGAGCCGCTGATCGCCCGGATGGGTGAGGACGTGGCGCGGACCCGGCGGATCCTCACCGCCTCCGGCGACGCGCTCGGCCCGGACGACGAGCAGGGTTGA
- a CDS encoding 2'-5' RNA ligase family protein, which produces MRLFTALWPPAPVLAALRVAPAVPSEGGWRPVRPENLHITLCFHGEDDPVRRAEALDAALAGAPAPRLRLAGIGRFPGVLWVGVQPADALLDLAARAGADPARFRAHLTLARRSRTADRAAAPEPEPEPVPVPVPVPGLGLGPGPGPWWTPAEALLVRSDPGPVNGPGSGGPVYRTVHRVPLGR; this is translated from the coding sequence ATGCGGCTGTTCACCGCGCTGTGGCCACCGGCCCCGGTCCTCGCGGCGCTGCGGGTGGCACCCGCCGTGCCGTCGGAGGGCGGATGGCGGCCGGTCCGGCCGGAGAACCTGCACATCACGCTCTGCTTCCACGGCGAGGACGACCCGGTGCGGCGCGCCGAGGCACTCGATGCGGCACTGGCCGGGGCGCCGGCGCCCCGGCTGCGGCTCGCCGGGATCGGCCGTTTCCCCGGCGTGCTGTGGGTGGGTGTGCAGCCGGCGGACGCCCTGCTCGATCTCGCCGCCCGCGCCGGTGCGGATCCGGCGCGGTTCCGGGCGCACCTGACGCTGGCCCGCCGCTCCCGCACCGCGGACCGGGCGGCCGCCCCGGAGCCGGAGCCGGAGCCGGTGCCGGTGCCGGTGCCGGTGCCGGGGCTGGGGCTGGGGCCGGGGCCGGGGCCGTGGTGGACGCCCGCCGAGGCGCTGCTGGTTCGCAGTGACCCGGGCCCGGTGAACGGCCCGGGGTCCGGTGGCCCGGTGTACCGCACGGTGCACCGGGTCCCGCTGGGCCGGTGA